Genomic window (Culex pipiens pallens isolate TS chromosome 3, TS_CPP_V2, whole genome shotgun sequence):
ccagagttatataaacttttatactaagtagttagtaaactttatattcaatccaaattatttttttaatcagtcaaggatgcctatttggagttgggagactggatttatggtgatttgtcaacaaataacattatttatgtaaatttttcgaaaggtgtacacactttttttgcaccttttttattttcgtaatagtatttgttatataactttttatagaaatcatcttttcatgagctttttgaagcaaaatgtttggcatgagtttctgaacaaaacgtagtcctaggttcctgtcaaactttaaattttttacatgtttcatcacaaaatgtgcatagtgcccaaggggtgtaaatactttttttacatactgtatatataTTGATGATGTGACAGGCAATCAACAGTAACCGTACCAATAAATATGAGGAAAATTCAGTTTAGCTAACTACctgataaattaaaattaatatcagcagaaattttaaacatttttaaagacCGCAAAGTAAAGAATGGTATTACGGTTTACTGTGATAATTTCTTTCTGGTCACTCTACCGCACGCGCGTTACGGTTTAACAACCTCAAACACGTGTCGGAAGTATTTTCAAAGGTTGATGAATGGTTTCATACCACTCACttgtttaaatattatttgcaaACTCATCGACCGGTATCTTCCGATTCTTTAAAATGTAGTATCCTCAAAGGTCTAGGTTATTAGTGGCAGTTCATCCTTGAGCTTGATCAGGATGACTTCAAATTTCGTTCTTTGCTTGCTGGTAGCTTTCTGTGGACAATCGTTGGCCGGACTGCTGAACTCGTTCAGTGCTGATTCCGACTACACGGCGGCATTTTTGATGGACAGCATGTTCGGTTTGTTCACCAACGATTCAAAGTACATCATGAATGGAGGTTTCACGAATCCGATTGAGGTTGATGTTACGTTTTTGTGCGGGAATCGGTAAGTTGAGGTAGATTTATTTTTGTGATAAGGCTAATGTTGCAATCCGTTTGATCTACCAGGAACGTGCCCACGCTGGTGCCAACGACGATTAATGACGGCGGCTTGGGCAGCAAAATCGACACGTCCAAGCCGCTGGTACTCATCATCCACGGCTGGTTGGACAATAGCAAGCGTAATTGGATCAAGCAGATGACGGCGGATTATTTTCAGTTTGTGGACACAAATTTGTGCGTTGTGGATTGGAGTAATTTGGCAATCCACGGCTATGCATTGTCCGTGAATCGCACCTACGCAGTAGGTGACTACGTGGCCGAATTTGTGTCCTACTTGAACGGTCAAGGTATCCCGCTGTCCAAAGTGACCCTGGTTGGCCATAGCTTGGGTGCCCAAATCAGTGGTCAGGTCGGTATGAGGTTGGGTGGACAGGTGGGTGCCATCTACGGTTTGGATCCGGCAAGTCCCCTCTTCAAGATGCCCTTCGACGTGGGAACCTCGAAAAGGTTGGACAAATCCGATGCCCAGTACGTTCAGATGATCATCACATCGCGCTGTACGCTTGGAGTCTGCGTGGGTGATGGCCACGAGAACTTTTACCCAACTGGAGGAATGGTTCCGCAACCGAACTGCGTGGTTCCAATGTTTTCCAATGCAGAAACTCCGGAGCTGATTAGTTGCAGTCATGCTCACGCTTGTACACTGTACCGGATGGCACTGAACCCGAAAAATGTTTTCAACGGAAAGAAATGCTTCGGATATTCGGCCTTTTTGTCTATGGCTTGTCTGTTCAATCCGACCTCGAAAATGGGACTCTATTCCAGACGTATTGGAGGAAACTTTTACTTGATGACTTCGGCTATTCCACCGTATACGGTTTGATTatgttaattaaaatattaattatggcaaataataatatttgcagtaagaaattgtttttatttgattttattcctCTAACGACCATGGTAACTCTAGAACACAACTCagttttaacctaaaaatgaaATATCTCAACGACAAggaaatttttcaaactgaTTCACTTATTCCAGTAAACTGTTAaacagaaaaatctaaattttactcTGGTCGTGAAGGGGTTGTTGTCAAAGTtgataaaacaaacaaatttcatgACATCAGAAACccagaagatatttttttttcttttttgtccaGAATGCACATCAACGTGCTACGCTGATATTGCTTTATTTCTTTC
Coding sequences:
- the LOC120414460 gene encoding pancreatic triacylglycerol lipase-like, whose product is MTSNFVLCLLVAFCGQSLAGLLNSFSADSDYTAAFLMDSMFGLFTNDSKYIMNGGFTNPIEVDVTFLCGNRNVPTLVPTTINDGGLGSKIDTSKPLVLIIHGWLDNSKRNWIKQMTADYFQFVDTNLCVVDWSNLAIHGYALSVNRTYAVGDYVAEFVSYLNGQGIPLSKVTLVGHSLGAQISGQVGMRLGGQVGAIYGLDPASPLFKMPFDVGTSKRLDKSDAQYVQMIITSRCTLGVCVGDGHENFYPTGGMVPQPNCVVPMFSNAETPELISCSHAHACTLYRMALNPKNVFNGKKCFGYSAFLSMACLFNPTSKMGLYSRRIGGNFYLMTSAIPPYTV